One Silene latifolia isolate original U9 population chromosome 4, ASM4854445v1, whole genome shotgun sequence DNA segment encodes these proteins:
- the LOC141651183 gene encoding uncharacterized protein LOC141651183 gives MKYKPSDSHTRLSSNAASVGNCSSVSVVLRGNHMHRQIMGQIRKLSSGPGGGGLIKTELQSYMNGANLIHDSEETPFDILSWWKLQSPRFPVLSRLARDILAMPISIVASESAFSAGGRTLDQFRSSLTPKMVQALICAQDWFRMAGEQINVDDLLEDLENLEKDLDDINLDDNVVDGVDPMNA, from the exons ATGAAATATAAACCCTCAGATTCCCATACTAGACTGTCCAGTAATGCTGCATCAGTGGGTAATTGTTCATCAGTTAGTGTTGTTCTAAGGGGAAATCATATGCATAGACAAATAATGGGTCAAATTAGAAAGCTCTCAAGTGGCCCGGGAGGCGGGGGGCTTATAAAGACCGAGTTACAAAGTTATATGAATGGGGCTAACTTAATCCATGATTCTGAAGAAACACCCTTTGATATACTATCATGGTGGAAGCTTCAAAGTCCTCGCTTTCCCGTTCTTTCTCGTCTGGCCAGAGATATACTTGCAATGCCTATATCTATTGTTGCCTCGGAGTCGGCATTCAGTGCGGGAGGGCGCACTCTTGATCAGTTTCGAAGCTCATTAACTCCAAAG ATGGTTCAAGCTCTTATTTGCGCTCAAGACTGGTTTCGTATGGCTGGAGAACAAATTAATGTAGACGACCTCTTGGAAGACTTGGAAAATCTTGAGAAAG ATTTGGACGATATAAACTTGGACGACAATGTGGTAGATGGTGTCGATCCTATGAATGCATAA